The Etheostoma spectabile isolate EspeVRDwgs_2016 chromosome 1, UIUC_Espe_1.0, whole genome shotgun sequence genome has a segment encoding these proteins:
- the cart3 gene encoding cocaine- and amphetamine-regulated transcript protein-like, producing MLPRIGTMQTTSRMLSGALLCALLLLSSPAGAQDLDTESEEELSPRALRDFYPKGPNLTSEKQLLGALHEVLEKLQAKRLPLWEKKFGQVPTCDIGEQCAVRKGARIGKMCDCPRGAFCNFFLLKCL from the exons ATGCTGCCGCGCATCGGGACCATGCAGACCACCTCCAGGATGCTCAGCGGCGCGCTCCTGTGcgcgctgctgctgctctccaGCCCCGCTGGAGCCCAAGATTTGGACACCGAGTCCGAAGAGGAGCTGAGCCCCAGAGCCCTGCGGGACTTCTACCCAAAAGGTCCGAACCTGACCAGCGAGAAGCAGCTG CTCGGAGCTCTCCACGAAGTTCTGGAAAAGCTGCAGGCTAAACGGCTGCCTTTATGGGAAAAGAAATTTGGCCAGGTCCCAAcg TGTGACATCGGGGAGCAGTGCGCCGTGAGGAAAGGCGCTCGGATCGGCAAGATGTGCGACTGTCCCCGGGGAGCTTTCTGCAACTTTTTCCTGCTGAAGTGCTTATGA